In the genome of Gemmatimonadota bacterium, one region contains:
- the dut gene encoding dUTP diphosphatase: MPSIVFESLHPDVAPPARGTAGSAGYDLAACLAGRTARVWTGPTMAERAASADGALTLAPGEKALVPLGFKARLPAGFEAQIRPRSGTSVKTDLVIANAPGTVDADYPDEWCVPVKNGGPAPLVIRHGDRIAQMVIARFEVLDFTTGSVGQTTDRAGGFGSTG; the protein is encoded by the coding sequence ATGCCCTCCATTGTCTTTGAGTCGCTCCACCCGGATGTCGCGCCTCCGGCCCGCGGAACTGCAGGCAGCGCCGGCTACGATTTGGCCGCCTGCCTGGCTGGGCGCACTGCTCGCGTCTGGACCGGCCCCACCATGGCCGAGCGCGCCGCCTCCGCCGATGGCGCCCTCACCCTCGCTCCTGGCGAAAAGGCGCTGGTTCCGTTGGGCTTCAAGGCTCGCCTCCCCGCCGGCTTTGAGGCCCAAATCCGCCCGCGTTCTGGCACGAGCGTCAAAACCGACCTCGTGATTGCGAACGCGCCGGGCACCGTGGACGCCGATTATCCCGACGAATGGTGCGTGCCAGTCAAGAATGGTGGACCGGCCCCGCTGGTCATTCGCCACGGCGACCGGATAGCCCAAATGGTCATTGCCCGCTTTGAAGTGCTCGACTTCACCACCGGATCCGTGGGGCAGACCACAGATCGGGCGGGCGGGTTCGGGTCCACGGGCTGA
- a CDS encoding pitrilysin family protein, translated as MKPVLRAALAAVLSVSALAAQEPRDIPIKSYTLPNGLRVHLVEDHSAQVVAVNLWYRVGARDERLGHTGFAHLFEHMMFQGSEHVQKAEHFQFIERAGGTLNGSTQADRTNYWEVLPSNRLNLGLWLEAERMQSLAVTQANLDNQREAVKEERRLRFDNQPYVGALVDSIGLLYDRERCFAYSHSLVGSMADLNAAKVEDVQAFFRQYYAPNNATLVLVGDFNSAEATALIAQYFNQIPAVPAPPSVACDQPYNTGVLRRNVADANATIGAVLAFWRIPAVSHADYPALDLLSTIFGQGESSRLNRTIVREQKVAAISQSVLNPIGPTRGPGIFGVLAIANQGVAVDSVERAVVAQAAQLVSGITEGELAKAKAYRKSTAVSQRQHALGLAEAIQFADLFLGSANRVNDDIRRYDAVTVADLQRVAATYLRPDNSLTLLIVPGGK; from the coding sequence GTGAAGCCCGTCCTCCGAGCCGCGCTCGCCGCCGTACTCAGCGTCTCCGCGCTGGCGGCGCAAGAGCCGCGCGACATCCCCATCAAGAGCTACACGCTCCCCAACGGATTACGCGTACACCTCGTGGAGGATCACTCCGCTCAGGTGGTCGCCGTCAACCTGTGGTACCGCGTGGGCGCGCGCGACGAACGACTCGGACACACGGGTTTTGCCCACCTCTTTGAACACATGATGTTCCAAGGATCGGAACATGTGCAAAAGGCCGAGCATTTTCAGTTCATCGAACGCGCCGGAGGTACGCTCAACGGTTCCACGCAGGCCGACCGCACGAACTACTGGGAAGTGCTGCCGTCCAACCGGCTCAACCTCGGACTCTGGCTCGAAGCCGAACGGATGCAGTCGTTGGCCGTCACGCAGGCCAACCTCGACAACCAACGCGAAGCCGTAAAGGAAGAGCGGCGACTGCGCTTCGACAATCAGCCGTACGTCGGGGCCCTCGTCGATTCGATTGGCCTCCTGTATGACCGCGAACGCTGCTTTGCCTACAGCCACTCGCTGGTGGGGTCGATGGCCGACCTCAACGCCGCAAAGGTCGAAGACGTGCAGGCGTTCTTCCGGCAGTACTACGCCCCCAACAACGCCACGCTCGTGCTCGTCGGCGACTTCAACTCGGCGGAAGCAACCGCGCTGATTGCGCAGTACTTCAACCAGATTCCCGCCGTCCCCGCGCCGCCCTCAGTGGCCTGCGACCAACCGTACAACACCGGTGTGCTGCGCCGTAACGTGGCCGATGCCAATGCGACCATCGGTGCGGTGCTGGCGTTCTGGCGCATTCCGGCTGTGTCGCACGCCGACTACCCGGCCCTCGATCTGCTCAGCACGATCTTTGGGCAGGGTGAGAGTTCGCGCCTCAACCGAACGATCGTTCGCGAGCAGAAAGTCGCGGCCATCTCGCAGTCCGTGCTCAATCCTATTGGACCCACGCGCGGCCCTGGGATTTTTGGCGTGCTGGCGATTGCCAATCAGGGAGTAGCGGTGGACTCGGTCGAACGCGCCGTCGTGGCGCAGGCGGCACAACTCGTCAGTGGAATCACCGAAGGCGAACTCGCGAAAGCAAAGGCGTATCGCAAAAGCACCGCGGTATCGCAGCGTCAGCACGCACTCGGACTCGCCGAGGCCATTCAGTTTGCCGATCTCTTTTTGGGAAGCGCCAATCGCGTGAACGACGATATTCGGCGCTACGACGCGGTGACCGTGGCGGACTTGCAACGCGTCGCCGCCACGTACTTGCGTCCCGATAATTCGCTCACGCTATTGATTGTGCCGGGGGGCAAATGA
- a CDS encoding insulinase family protein — protein sequence MMPRRVRLAECATVAGALILVAALTPLFASAQRPAAAPPAAPIRAAQFPPTREATLANGMRLVVVQSNKQPVVAVSLTFAAGAAYDPPAKAGLADMMATLLTRGAGARSAEEFSAAIENVGGQLTASASADFVTLRADALTDAAPLAFSLLADAARRPTFPDKEVELLRTQLLSALTVELSQPTSLAERTFVRGVFGEHPYARRADPTSVRSMTRADLVAFHDARLRPAGALLVVAGSLSFEQAKKLAEQAFGSWTGAAASALPRTAIPVRSAREIVLVHRPGSVQSNILVGNATWRPNDPRAYAAAIANRLLGGGADSRLFLTLREKKSWTYSARSSIASRREMGSFEAATEVRNSVTDSALVELLAQIDRLGTEPLDRAEFDRTRNAMTGAFPLSIETAGQVAAEIANAKLLGLPADFVQSYRQKLAAVTPEQVQRAARDGMRSSSLFIVVVGDALKVRAQLERIAPVRIVSVDGTPLRPEDLVVKAAALDLDLTQLVPRTDSFSILVQGRPFGYQRTTLARTAAGWELQDVTRLATVIQQNTTVRFSAALVMQSVSQSGKAQGQDTKIEVTYANGHATGTAVAPQQGAIKTVNVDADLPAGAVDDNLIATLLPTLRWASGARFVLPVFQSGKGTATALTISVAGEESVTVIAGTFAAWKADITGGDAPISVWVEKGGAHRLLKLAMTGQPVEFQLVK from the coding sequence ATGATGCCGCGCCGCGTACGACTTGCCGAATGCGCCACGGTCGCGGGCGCGCTGATTCTGGTGGCCGCGTTGACGCCGCTCTTCGCCAGCGCACAACGTCCCGCCGCGGCGCCTCCCGCTGCACCGATTCGCGCCGCCCAGTTCCCACCGACCCGCGAAGCCACGCTCGCGAACGGCATGCGGCTCGTGGTCGTGCAGAGCAACAAGCAACCCGTGGTCGCGGTCTCGCTCACCTTTGCGGCTGGCGCGGCCTATGATCCGCCAGCCAAAGCTGGGCTCGCCGACATGATGGCCACGCTGCTCACGCGCGGCGCCGGCGCGCGCTCCGCGGAGGAGTTCTCCGCGGCAATCGAGAACGTGGGCGGGCAGCTCACGGCGTCGGCCAGCGCGGATTTTGTAACGCTCCGGGCGGACGCGCTCACCGATGCCGCTCCGCTGGCTTTTTCGCTCCTCGCCGACGCAGCGCGGCGGCCGACATTTCCCGACAAAGAAGTCGAACTGTTGCGCACGCAGTTGCTCTCCGCGCTCACTGTCGAGCTCTCGCAGCCGACGAGTCTCGCCGAGCGCACCTTCGTGCGCGGCGTGTTCGGTGAACATCCGTACGCGCGTCGTGCCGATCCAACCAGCGTGCGCAGTATGACGCGCGCCGACCTCGTAGCATTTCACGACGCGCGCCTGCGTCCCGCGGGTGCATTGCTGGTGGTGGCGGGCAGTCTCTCGTTTGAGCAAGCAAAGAAACTCGCGGAGCAAGCGTTCGGCTCCTGGACCGGCGCCGCCGCTTCGGCTTTGCCGCGCACGGCGATTCCCGTGCGCTCGGCGCGCGAGATTGTGCTTGTGCACCGGCCGGGCTCGGTACAGTCGAATATCCTCGTTGGCAATGCCACGTGGCGGCCGAACGATCCGCGCGCGTATGCGGCGGCAATCGCGAATCGCCTGTTGGGTGGCGGCGCCGATTCTCGGCTCTTCCTCACCTTACGCGAGAAGAAGAGTTGGACCTACAGCGCTCGCTCGTCCATCGCGTCGCGTCGCGAGATGGGGAGCTTCGAAGCCGCGACCGAAGTGCGCAACTCGGTCACCGACTCGGCGCTGGTCGAGCTGCTCGCGCAAATCGACCGGCTGGGCACTGAGCCGTTGGACCGCGCGGAGTTCGATCGTACGCGCAACGCCATGACGGGAGCGTTCCCGCTGTCGATCGAAACCGCGGGACAAGTCGCCGCCGAGATTGCCAACGCGAAACTGCTTGGCCTTCCCGCGGATTTCGTGCAGAGTTACCGGCAAAAACTGGCAGCGGTGACGCCAGAGCAGGTGCAGCGCGCCGCGCGCGACGGGATGCGATCATCCTCGCTGTTCATTGTGGTGGTGGGCGATGCGCTCAAGGTGCGTGCCCAGCTTGAGCGCATCGCGCCCGTGCGCATTGTGTCTGTTGACGGCACACCGCTTCGCCCAGAAGATCTCGTGGTGAAAGCCGCCGCGCTTGATCTCGACCTCACGCAACTGGTGCCGCGCACCGACAGTTTTTCTATTCTGGTGCAGGGGCGCCCCTTTGGATATCAGCGCACCACGCTCGCGCGCACCGCGGCTGGCTGGGAGTTGCAGGACGTGACTCGACTCGCCACCGTCATACAGCAGAACACAACCGTGCGCTTTTCAGCAGCGCTCGTCATGCAGTCGGTGTCGCAGTCCGGAAAGGCGCAGGGGCAGGACACCAAAATTGAAGTGACCTACGCGAATGGTCACGCCACTGGCACGGCGGTCGCGCCGCAACAGGGAGCCATCAAGACCGTGAATGTGGACGCTGATCTGCCTGCCGGCGCCGTGGATGATAATCTCATCGCGACGCTGCTTCCAACGTTGCGGTGGGCCAGCGGCGCGCGCTTCGTGCTTCCCGTGTTCCAGTCTGGCAAGGGAACGGCGACCGCGCTCACCATCTCTGTCGCAGGGGAAGAGTCGGTGA